TCAAGGTTGCATGGAGGTGGGAACAGACCTGTGTCTTGTTTCACACGCGGGTCTATATCGACATCGCGTAGGGGCGGTTCACGAACCGCCCTTAAGGTGCCCGATCGGATTAGACCAGGGCGATTCGTGAATCGCCCCTACACAGGCAAAACGGACTTATTGGACAGCCTCTTCTAGGCTGTCCGCTAGTTGAGCGATGAGATGGATTGGAGGACAGGCGGAGAGGGACGATGACGGCACTGAACTACCATGTGATTGGGGATGACATGCAGGCGGTTGTCCTCGAGCTGACCCAGGGGCAGACGGTCAAGGCCGAGGCGGGCGCCATGATGTTCATGACTTCGGCTATCGAGATGGACACGAAGATGGAGGGAGGGCTGTTTGGCGGTATCAAGCGGAAAATCGCCGGCGAGAGCCTCTTCATGGCAACTTTTGCATGCCGCAGCGCGAGCGGCACAGTGGCGTTCAGCTCGCCTTATCCGGGCAAGATTGTGCCGCTTGAGGTCTCTGGCCAGACGCTTTTGTGCCAGCGAGATGCTTTTCTGTGTGCGGATCATGGGATTGAGTTGGACATCGCGTTCACAAAGCGGCTGGGCGCGGGCTTCTTCGGGGGCGAGGGCTTCATTCTGGAGAGGATAACTGGCTACGGTCTTGTTTTCTTGCAGGCATCCGGCGCCATCGTCCGGAAGGACCTCGCTGCTGGCGAGACGCTGAAGGTCGATACGGGCTGCCTCGTGGCGTTCGAGGGCTCAGTTGACTACGACATCCAGATGGTCGGCGGGATCAAGACCGCCTTCTTCGGGGGCGAGGGGCTTTTTCTGGCAAGGCTCACGGGCCCGGGACAGGTCTGGCTCCAGACGCTTCCCTTCTCGCGCCTCGCCGACAAGGTCATAAGCGCCTCGCGGCGTTCGGTGGGCGAGGTCAGGCGGGGGCGGAGCATTCTCGGCGGCTTGGGCGACATCATCAGCGGCGACTGAGCAACCCGATTGGCGGTCATAGTTAAGCGTAGAAATCGGTCGAATTGAGGATCCGATAAGAGGTCTTTCACCACAGAGACACGGAGAAGAAATGCAGAATCGCTTCTGTTGCGATCAGGGAGATTTCGGGAAGTACGGCCTGCTGCGATGTCTATGTGCTGCTGACGCTCACGGTGAGGCACTGCGCCTCGGCATGATGTGGTATCTCGTTCCTGACGAAGCTGGTATGGACGGGAAGTTCACCACCTTCTTGGTTGATGATCCCAAGTTGGCTGACCACACAACGAGCAATCGACGGGAGTATCGGGCGTGCGATCCGGATCTTTGGGACTGCCTGAACTGGCACCTTCATCCTGACAGACGTAACATTGAAGCGATTCAAGAAGCGGCTATCCTGCCAGCAGAGACGGTTTATTTCGAAGAACCACTTAAATGGCCGAACGACATGCCCGCCAACTCAGACGCGGGGCGACAAAGACGCCGTGAGCACCGCCACGCTTGGTGGCAACGAGGGTTCGACCGGATGAAGGGATGTCAGGTCATAAACTTTGACCCGGACAATGGACTCGAGGTGAGTGTGCCTCGATATGGTAAGAAAGGCCCAAAATACACCTTCATCGACGAGGTCGCGGCGTTCTACGAGCGAGGGCAGAGCTTGGTCGTTTATCAGCATATTAACTTCAGCAAACCGGCAACTGAACAGGTGGAGGACCGCCTGAAACAGCTTCGGGAAGCGACTGGTGCAGGCAGCGTTTTCGCTCTGCGTTATCATCGAGGCACCGCACGAGCTTATCTTGTCATCCCGTTTGCGAAACACGCGAAGACGCTGCAAGTGCGCGCGAGAGAGATGTGCAAAGGCCCTTGGGCCAGACACTTCGACCTGACAGAGTTGACCTGAAACAGCAATAATACAGACGAGCGAGAATTGAGAGGCTGAGGCATGGGTAGGACTTATCGGGTTGATGTCTCGCCAGACGGAGTGTCGTTCGCGGCGGCCGCGGCGGATAACCTCATGCAACTGCTGGCCCGCCATTCGATAATCCTGACTGCACCGTGCGGCGGCAAGGGGGTCTGCAAGAAATGCCGCGTCCTTGTGAGGGAGCCTGGCCGCGAGGTTCAGGAGGTCCTTGCTTGCCAGTATCGTGTCCATTCTGACATCTGCGTTACCGTTCCTGGCGCCTCACGCGTCGAGGTGTCGTCGGGTGAAGTTGAGCCTTCAGAGGCGATCAGAATTGCGCTTTCAGAGGAGTTGTTTCCATCTGTGGCTCTGGACAGACTGGATAAAAGCAGAGAGACGTCACGGATTCTCGGGCTTGCGGTCGATTTGGGGACGACCACTGTATCAGCGGCCCTCATTGACCTTGAGTCGGGCGAGGCGCTCGGCTTTGCGACCGTGATGAACCAGCAGACGCAGTTCGGTGCGGACGTGATAACGCGGATAGGTTACTCGCAGAGGGGCAAAGAGAGCAGGCGAGAGCTTTCAAAAGTGCTGGCGGCGAGCGTCCAAGTCGTCGCGGACGCTCTGCTGTCGAGGGCCGGGTGCACGACCTCCGATGTGTATCAAATCGTCTTCGCGGGGAACACAACGATGTTCGCGACGCTGCTCGAGCTCGACTGCACGCAGCTTGTTACGCCGCCATATAGTGCGCCATTGCTGGAGCCGCTCACTCTTCAGCCGCAAAATGTCGCGGCGCTTGGCGAGCTCGGCCTTCCACGCTGGACACGGCTCGATTTCCTTCCTGCCATCGGCGGCTATGTCGGCAGCGACGTGCTGGCCGGCCTTTTGATCGCCAAGATGCGTGAGCAGGACGGCGCGCTCGTGTTTCTGGACATCGGCACCAACGGCGAGGCGGTCGTGTTCTTAAGGGGACGAGCTGTCGCGTCTTCTGCGGCGGCGGGACCCGCCTTCGAGGGAGGAGAGATCAGCTGCGGGATGCCGGCCATGCCGGGCGCGATCCAGAGTGTGAGGTATGAAGATGGTCGTCTCGCGACCGAGGTGGTCGGCGGCGTAGAGGCTATCGGCATCTGCGGCTCTGGCCTGATCGATGCGTGCGCCTCGCTCGTGCGTTTGGGCGTGATCGAGCCGTCTGGGCGGTTTTGCGAGCGTGCGGGAGCGCTTCCGGGGCCTGTCGCAGGGGGCATGAGACGCAAGGGCAGCCAGGCGGCGTTTTTTCTCCATGAGAACGTTTATCTGACTCAGGAGGACGTGCGAAAGACCCAGCTCGCCAAAGGCGCAATCCGCACCTGCATCGAGTTTCTGCTTAACGAGGCGCAAGTTGAGGCGGCTTCCGTAAAAAAAGTCGTTCTCGGCGGGGCGTTTGGCAGCCTAATCGACCCCTGCTCTGCGGAGACGATCGGGCTCATACCGACGTTTGAGCACGCCGAGAAGGAGTCATTGGGCAACACGGCTCTGGCGGGGGCAATGCTTGCTCTTCTGTCGAGGCGCAGGCTCGATGAGATGCGTGAGCTTCAGAAGAAGATAAGATACGTCAATCTCGCGGGACGAGCGGAGTTTGAGGAGCGCTTCACCCAGAACCTCGCATTTGGATAAGTTCGCCCAATAATCAAGTTGAACGAAATTGACCCAAATCAGATTGGTTTGTGACGAGGAGATGGATGCTGGTTTTTCTGTGCAGGTCAGGTGGTTTTTCGAGGTGTCAGTCAAAGGATGCTGTGTTGGTGGGCGCAGATTCGGTGATTTGGGGCAGATTACGCCTGCTTTTTGACGTTTCGACGACCTTTGGCCTGCATATCTCGAACTCGCCGGTGAGGCGCTCTCGGAGAGGCGCTGGCAGGTTAGTCATTGGACTGAACAGCGTCGCCAGCCTCGAGTAAACCCACTGGAATACTTGTCGACTCCTGTATCGCGGCTCGCCCCAGTCGAGAAGCAGCGTGTCCAGTTCCTGAATTGAAAGGTCGAGTATGTCGTGTTTCATTGGAATGCCTCTGAGCCACGTTGCGCACGTAGGGGCGGCTCACGAGCCGCCCTAGTCCGATGAAATCAATAGATCAAGGGCGATTCGTGAATCGTCCCTACACGACAATGATTCCCTTCTGGAGCGAGAGTGGAACTGTTGTCCGGCAGATTCGGCAATCCGCAAAGCATCAATTCGCTCCCATTTGGATTGGCCGCCCCAGCATGCGGTGCTGTCCGTTACTTCATCGTCTCCTGCATCAAATAGACCTCGTTACCGTTTTTCACAGCGAGGTAATGGAGGCTGTCGCTTGAATCGAAGACGATGCGGCTGCCGGCCAGGAATCCGTCGTGTCGCTTGCCCTCGTTGCCTTGTTTACTACTTGTGTGGTTTTGGTTTAGTATTCCGGGCAATGAAAGAGGATGTTATGAAAAACCTGAAGATCATCATTTGCTCAGCTCTGTTTGTGCTCTGTATTTCCTTGGCGGTATTTGCTGAGGGGATCACAGTTCAGCTCGAGTTCCCGCAAGACTCGCTAACGGTCTCCAAGATGGGAGAGTACGACGTTGTGAGCCTCGAGGGGTGCGAGCTCTTTGGCGAGCCGGGGGAGCCGCTTCTGCCGACGAAGGCCGTCTATGTGGCGCTTCCGCCTGGCTTCGAGATGACCGGAGTTCGCATCTCGGATAACAGGCAGATTCAGCTGCCAGGCGCATTCGATATCGCCCCAGGTCAGCCCGTCCGGCCTGTTTCTCAGCCTGATCTTTACGACTTCGTCCCTCCCGAGCCCAGCGCCTACTCGCTTTTTGAGGCGCAGCCGGCCGAGCAGCTCGTATCGACCGGCGAGGGGTCGCTGCGGGGCTATCGTGTGCTTGGGCTGATCGTGTATCCCATGCAGTATCAGGCGGCCGAAAAGCGCCTGCTTCTGAGCACGGAGATGACGATAGAGATTGTGGGTAAGCAGCTTCCGCTTCCATTGGACACGCTGCCCGAAAGCACACTGGCCGGCGACGTCGCCGCGAAATCGGTGGTCAGCTCGCTGGTTGAGAACCCCGAGGGCGCGGAACAGCAGCCCAGGGCAACGCCTCTTTACTGGCGGGACAAATGCGACGTTCTGATCATCACGCAGGACTATTTCGTCTCGTCGCTAGAGGTCTTGCAGGACTGGCTTTACCGGAAGGGCTACCGAACGAAGATAGTTACGGTTGGCGAGATTGAAGGCGATTATGTCGGCCCGGACTTACCGGCCAAGATACGAAACTGCATCAAGGACTACTACATCAATCAGGGTCTTGGCTGGGTGATTCTTGGCGGGGACGTTGGTGAGGTCCCGACCCGCCGTGGCTATGCGTTTACGTCCGGGAAAACCTATGGCAAGGATGATTATCTGCAATGCGATTACTATTACTCCGATCTGGACGGCAGCTGGAACGCTGATGGGGACGAGTATTGGGGCGAGTACAAGGAAGATAACATCGATATGTACCCGGACGTCTTTGTGGGTCGGTTGCCGGCCTCATCTCTGAGCAACATTAAGGTGCTGGTGCGGAAGATACTGACCTATGAGGGGGTTGGCGAGGACCCGCTTCCGACCGATTATCTTACGTCGGCGTTCTTCTGGGCCTGCAAACTGGACGAGCACCCGACGTGGGGTGGCGATGCGAAGGACAGCATCACCGAGGCGACCATCTTTCCTCCCTATTGGACGTTCAAGACCTGCTATGACCGGGATGGCACTTCGGGCAAGGAGAACGTGCTGGGCGCCATGGACGACGGCTATGCGATCATTAACAACTGTGGGCACAGCACCTACAATGCGGCGAGCGCGCTTTCTGATGTTCCTAATGCGCAGCGTGAGTACATCGCGTGTATTGATATGACGAGGCTCAAGAATTCGCCTCGTTATTCGGTGCTCTACTCGATAGGTTGCCTGTTCGGGGCGCTTGATTTGGACAGCCTGGGAGAGCGATTCGTGAATGCGGCGGCGGGCGGTGGCGTTGCAGCGTTGGTCAACAGCCGGTATGGGTGGTATTCGTCAGGCAGCCCCGGTTACGGCCCTTCTGACCTGATGGACCGCGAGTTCTTTGATGCTCTGTTTAGGGGCCATCACTACAACATCGGCGAGGCCTTTGCCGAGAGCAAGGTGCGTTACATCTCGTACTCGAAGCGTTCAAATAAGGGCTGGTATGGCTGCTTCAGATGGGTAACTTACGGGATGAACCTTCTTGGGTCCCCGGTAACGCCCGTCTGGACGGCGACACCATCGACAATAGCCGTGGACTACGACCCTGTTTTTAGGCTGAACAGGGATGGATTCTTCGCCAGCGTAACCGGCAAAGGAGCGAAGCCTGTTCAGGGCGCTCTCGTGTGTCTGACAGACCGCGCCGGTTGGCTTGCCCGTGGAACGACTGACCAGGACGGCCAGGTCCTGGTCGATACGCCTTACGTAGAATCCGCCCGCAATTTCGACTTGACGGTAACTGCACAAAATCATCTGCCTTACCTTGCCCGCGTGACGGGCGTTTACAACACGGAACTGGCGCTAACGAACGCTGAGGTGACGCCGCGATATGGACGGGCGGGCGACACATTCACTTTTCAGGTGCATTATTCTGATGAGGATGGGGACCCGCCGTTTGTCATCAAGGCTTACGTTGCAGGGCAGTACTTCCCCCTCTCGCTGCTTGAAGGTGGTCCGGCAAATGGCACGTTTGGGGTCAAGCTCGTGATCGGAAGCGGCGATTGCCTCGGCGACATGTTTCATTTCTTCGCTGTTGACGGTCGTGGCTCCTTCAAGAGGTATCCGCCAACGGGAGAGCTCTTCGGGCCCGGCATCGATGACGTCAAGCCCGATTCCACCGTCAGTTCGCCCCAATACTCGAGCGTGGCCACCATCGCCGTGCAATACCTTGCTCACGACGACTGCTCCGGCGCGGCCAGTCTGGAGCTTTGGTTCCGCCGCAACGCTGAGGCATGGACATTCTCCGGCCTGTCGGGTGAAGGTTCAAGCGGAACGATCAGCTTCGTAGCGCCGGCAGAGGGCACTTACGACTTTTTCAGCATAGCGACCGATAACGCCGGCAACGAGCAGCTTCGCATCGCCCGCACGGATACTTCTTGCGTTTACGACGGTACGCCTCCGAGCTCGACGTTGCGCTGCCCAGACTACTCATCTGAGAGCAACCTGAGCATCGCCTGTTGGGCAGGCGACGTTGTTTCCGGGGTCGAGCGAGTCACAATGTATTATAGATTCTCTGCTCCTGAACCTGCCGAGAGCGGCATCGCACGTCAACCGAAGTGGCAAGTCTTCAAGAGCGCCCAGTGGCGCCAGGGCCTTGACTTCGCATTTGATGCGCAGAACGGGCCGGGGCTTTATGAGTTCATGTCCATTGCGACCGACCGAGCAGGCAACACAGAGCATGTCAAGAGCGCCGCCGATGCATCGTGCGTGTTCGATTATCCGTCGCTGGCGTTCTTCATCTGGACCGACGCGGGGAATTATCATCCGGGGGACGAGCTTGTAGTGTCGGGGGCCTACGATAACCCCGGCGAGACAACTACCGCAGACCTCTACCTCGCACTTGTGCTTCCGGACGGGGACATGTTGTACATGCCCGGCCCTTCCAACACTCTCTGCGCGCTCTACACTGAGATACCGATCGCCGCTTTGTCATCGCGCGAGTTTGAGCTGCTGAGGACAGAGATTCCGGCTGGCTTTCTGCCCGGGCGATACCAGTTTATGGCCGCCTTGGTGCGGTCCTCTACATATCAACTTATGGGTAACATTGCCGCAGCCGACTGGGACGTGTTGTAGCCTCAACGCTCGCGGCGTTTAGCAGAGACGGCCATCATCCTACCGGCTAGACGCGCTGAGGGTGGTCAACGCAATGCGTGAGACCGCAAGGCATAGGTCGCGAGGGTCGGGGGATTGACCGAACCTGAGCGCCGCCGTGCCCCTCTCGACAACGTCTGCTATTTGTGCGTGCCCCGTCATAAACTTGCCTCCAATCGCGACGAACGGAGTACGCGACTGATACGGCACTCTTATATCAATACCGATGCGGCCAAACGCCTCGACAAGGTCGGGGTGAAGAGGCGACTCGTGCTCGCCAAGCGCCGCTACGTAGATTGTCTTGAACGGTAGCTTTGCGAGAACTTCCTCGAGTCTGCCAATTTGCTCGAGTGTTGAGACAGGCGCGTCGCACACCCATTGGGGCTTGCCAGCGGGGTCTTTTCTGAGAATGCGGAGCTTCCCGATGCCGCCGTAGGCGAAGTAGTTGATGCGGTTTCTTGCCAGAAGCGAGAGCGTTTTTTTCAACCATTCTCGGTCAGTCTTGAGCAGGCCGAACGTCCTGCTTGATACCGCGAAAAGCGCCGATTTGGGAGCGCTGTTGATGCGCTTGGCAAGACCTTGTTGTTGTTGGGTCGAGGCCCCGAACTTCAACGTTGCCGTCGCAAATGATTCGGGCCGGGCAGGGTCAAAGGCGGCGACGTTGATCCCGAACCTGTTGGGGGACAGTTGTTGTCCGTCGATGATTATCTCCGAGGCAAGCCCCTGGCCGCAGTCCTTGCTTGTAAGGGCCAGATTGGCCGGGCACGTTGTTGTCGTGTGGGGTATTATGAACCCGGGCGGGGGCATCGGCCGGGGTGGATGCGACTGGCATTCGATCCGCAGCGCATTCAAGCCCTGCCTCAAGGCGCCGGCCGGGCACGGCAGGAGGACATCTTCCCACCTATCGCCGACCGTGAATGATCCAAGAGGCGCCTCGTTTAATGATGCGTGGAACAGTCGCCGTCTGGCCAGGGTGTCTGTGCGCGCTCTAACCTCAAAAAAACCTGGGCCAGAGTCGCCGGTATGAAAAACTGTCTCGGTGAGCGTGCCGCCCCATCGGAACGGGATAGCTCCCCACCGCTCCCTCTGATACCATCCCTTGCCCAGGGCCGCGCCTTCGTGATCTGAGCCGATGTTCAGGGCCAGATTGAGAGCCGAGCCGTGCGAGGACATGTGCAAGGCTGAATACGCGGTCGAAAAGGACAGCTTGAGACTGTAGGAGACCTTGATAGTGCTTGGGAGCTTTCCCAGCCATGAAAGCCAATCTCGAGCGGTCGTGAACTGCCCGGAAACGAGGTCCGACAGCGCCATCGCACGGCCTCGTGGGATTTCTCCCTCGACATATCGAGTGAGTAGGACAGCGTTGGAAAGTATCAGGATGGCGGCAATAACACATACAGAGCGGAACACAGCCTTGCGGGGAGGTTTCGCGGGACTGACCGGCCGCCTCAGTCCGGGCGCCACGAGCCACGCGAACCCGTAAACAAAGACTGGGAACAGGCCAATAAACCGCCTCGCGCCGAACGCCTCGCCGCCCCACCAGTCCATGATCGAGGCGTTCAGGTATAGCTGCAATAGAAAGACGGGCAGCATTGCGATTGCCAGTCTGTCCCGGGCAAACGAGGCTCGGATGAGGCCAATTGTCGCCAGAAGCAGCACCGGCGTCCAGAGGAACAACCCGCCCCTTGTGGAGAAAAGGACTTCGTAGATATGTGGGTGGTGCAGGTCAATAAAGCCGCCGGTCTGGGGTATGAGAAAGAACTTGCCATAGATTATCCGCCAGGTGATTATCTGCGGCAAAAAAGTAATGACTGCGGCCGCTAGTGAGACAGCGAGACCTGCTACGGGCAGCTTGGGTCGCTTGCAGTCCCTGGCCGGGAAGAGCTGCGCGCCAAGAAGGAGGATAGCGGGAATGATTGCGAAGATAGCGTTCTGCCACCTGACGAGGGACATGAGCCCGGCGAGGACCCCGAGCAGGACCCATTCTGACCTTCGGCGGAACCGCTCTATTGAGGCGGCTTTTGCCACGAAAACTGAGACTGCGAACATGGAGAGCGCGTGGGACATGAATGGCTCGAATACCTGGTAGTGTATGGCAGAACTGGCCAGCCAGACTGCAAGTATCCCGAGGAGAGCCGGCGACGAAC
Above is a window of bacterium DNA encoding:
- a CDS encoding TIGR00266 family protein, coding for MTALNYHVIGDDMQAVVLELTQGQTVKAEAGAMMFMTSAIEMDTKMEGGLFGGIKRKIAGESLFMATFACRSASGTVAFSSPYPGKIVPLEVSGQTLLCQRDAFLCADHGIELDIAFTKRLGAGFFGGEGFILERITGYGLVFLQASGAIVRKDLAAGETLKVDTGCLVAFEGSVDYDIQMVGGIKTAFFGGEGLFLARLTGPGQVWLQTLPFSRLADKVISASRRSVGEVRRGRSILGGLGDIISGD
- a CDS encoding ASKHA domain-containing protein, with translation MGRTYRVDVSPDGVSFAAAAADNLMQLLARHSIILTAPCGGKGVCKKCRVLVREPGREVQEVLACQYRVHSDICVTVPGASRVEVSSGEVEPSEAIRIALSEELFPSVALDRLDKSRETSRILGLAVDLGTTTVSAALIDLESGEALGFATVMNQQTQFGADVITRIGYSQRGKESRRELSKVLAASVQVVADALLSRAGCTTSDVYQIVFAGNTTMFATLLELDCTQLVTPPYSAPLLEPLTLQPQNVAALGELGLPRWTRLDFLPAIGGYVGSDVLAGLLIAKMREQDGALVFLDIGTNGEAVVFLRGRAVASSAAAGPAFEGGEISCGMPAMPGAIQSVRYEDGRLATEVVGGVEAIGICGSGLIDACASLVRLGVIEPSGRFCERAGALPGPVAGGMRRKGSQAAFFLHENVYLTQEDVRKTQLAKGAIRTCIEFLLNEAQVEAASVKKVVLGGAFGSLIDPCSAETIGLIPTFEHAEKESLGNTALAGAMLALLSRRRLDEMRELQKKIRYVNLAGRAEFEERFTQNLAFG
- a CDS encoding C25 family cysteine peptidase, translating into MKNLKIIICSALFVLCISLAVFAEGITVQLEFPQDSLTVSKMGEYDVVSLEGCELFGEPGEPLLPTKAVYVALPPGFEMTGVRISDNRQIQLPGAFDIAPGQPVRPVSQPDLYDFVPPEPSAYSLFEAQPAEQLVSTGEGSLRGYRVLGLIVYPMQYQAAEKRLLLSTEMTIEIVGKQLPLPLDTLPESTLAGDVAAKSVVSSLVENPEGAEQQPRATPLYWRDKCDVLIITQDYFVSSLEVLQDWLYRKGYRTKIVTVGEIEGDYVGPDLPAKIRNCIKDYYINQGLGWVILGGDVGEVPTRRGYAFTSGKTYGKDDYLQCDYYYSDLDGSWNADGDEYWGEYKEDNIDMYPDVFVGRLPASSLSNIKVLVRKILTYEGVGEDPLPTDYLTSAFFWACKLDEHPTWGGDAKDSITEATIFPPYWTFKTCYDRDGTSGKENVLGAMDDGYAIINNCGHSTYNAASALSDVPNAQREYIACIDMTRLKNSPRYSVLYSIGCLFGALDLDSLGERFVNAAAGGGVAALVNSRYGWYSSGSPGYGPSDLMDREFFDALFRGHHYNIGEAFAESKVRYISYSKRSNKGWYGCFRWVTYGMNLLGSPVTPVWTATPSTIAVDYDPVFRLNRDGFFASVTGKGAKPVQGALVCLTDRAGWLARGTTDQDGQVLVDTPYVESARNFDLTVTAQNHLPYLARVTGVYNTELALTNAEVTPRYGRAGDTFTFQVHYSDEDGDPPFVIKAYVAGQYFPLSLLEGGPANGTFGVKLVIGSGDCLGDMFHFFAVDGRGSFKRYPPTGELFGPGIDDVKPDSTVSSPQYSSVATIAVQYLAHDDCSGAASLELWFRRNAEAWTFSGLSGEGSSGTISFVAPAEGTYDFFSIATDNAGNEQLRIARTDTSCVYDGTPPSSTLRCPDYSSESNLSIACWAGDVVSGVERVTMYYRFSAPEPAESGIARQPKWQVFKSAQWRQGLDFAFDAQNGPGLYEFMSIATDRAGNTEHVKSAADASCVFDYPSLAFFIWTDAGNYHPGDELVVSGAYDNPGETTTADLYLALVLPDGDMLYMPGPSNTLCALYTEIPIAALSSREFELLRTEIPAGFLPGRYQFMAALVRSSTYQLMGNIAAADWDVL